The genome window GCCAAGCCCATCAATTCTCTTTATGCCTACACGTGGCTGGCTCACAGGGTGATCGCGGTCAGCCGCTATGTGCGCAAGCAACTGCTCGAGGGCGGTGCGCGGCCCGAATCGGTGGCTACCATTCATTCGCCGGTTGTGTTGCCGCAAGTGAATGTGGACGCCTGCGTCCGGCGCGAATTTGGGTTGCCCGAAGACGCCTTGGTAGTGGGATGCGTGGCGGTGATGCGGGCCGAGAAGGGGCACGCTGATCTGATCGACGCTTTCCACCTCGTGTCCACGCGGTTTCCCCAAGCGCATTTATTGCTGGTGGGCGATGGTATGCCCTTGTTCCAGCGCTTGCAGGAGCAGGTAGCGGCGCTGAACCTGGGGACGCGGGTGCATTTCGCTGGCCGTCGCAACGACATCGGCAATGTGCTGACGGCATGCGACATTTTTGCACTGGCGACGCATCGGGAAGCTCTGGGTACGGTCTTCATTGAAGCTGCCGGCATGGGTTTGCCGGTGATCGGTACGGATGTGGGCGGGGTGCCCGAAACCATGCAGGCGGGCGTGACAGGCTTGCTGGTGCCGCCGCGTGATCCGGCTGCGCTGGCGGCTGCGCTGGAAACGCTATTGGCTGATCCGGCGCTGCGCCGCCAAATGGGTAACGCTGGCCGGGATTTGATCCGCGGCAACGGCCTGTTCTCCGCCGAGCGCGCGGCGGACCAGGTAGAGCAGGTGTACGCGCACTGGCTGTCGGAACTTGGCCGCCTGCCAAGGGCGGCCCGCGCCGCGATTTAGTGCATGAGCAGCGCGTTCATGGCTTCGACCACCCGGTTGCGGTAGCGGGGCAGCAAGGCCTGCACCTGCGCCTGCCGCTCGGCCCACTCAGCAGGTTCGGCGCCTGCTGCCACGCGCGGCGGCGCCCAGATGGGATCGGGAAAGTGCCGATCGCCACGCCAGCGCGGGATCACGTGCCAATGCAAGTGCGGCACCATATTGCCCAACGACGCCAGATTGATCTTGTCGGGGGACAGAATGGATTGCTGGGCTTCTTCCACCACGTACACAGCCCGCATCAGCAGGTCGCGCCCGTGGGTGGACAAACTGGTCATCTCGGCCAGATGGGCGTTCCAGATGACTCGCGTGAAACCGGGATAGTCCGCGTCGTTCACTTCAATGACGCGCAGGTGCGGCCCGCGCCATAGCAGCGTGCCGCCGTCTTCCAGGCACAGCGGGCAGTTCGGGTCGCGTGCGCTCACCCAAGCACCTTGCGGTATTGAATGAAGCCGGAACGGTCGGCAATGCGGTCATACAACTGCATCGCGCTTGCGTTGGTCTCATGGGTCAGCCAGTACACCCGCGAGCAATTGGCGGTGGCGGCTTCTGCGTAAACGTGTTCGATCAGCTTACGGCCAGCGCCCGTGCCGCGCACGTCCGGGTCCACGTAGAGATCTTGCAGGTAACAGTAGTCTCCCGCTGTCCAGGTGGACCGATGGAAGATCCAATGCACCATGCCGATGGCGCGGCCATTGTCGTAAGCCAGGGCGGCGTGCATCGGCTCGGCCGGGTTCAGGAATCGTTCCCAGGTATTGCGCGTTACGGCGTCGTCAATGGTGACGCGGTAGAAGTCCTGGTAGCCCTTCCATAGCGGCAGCCATACGTCGAAGTCAGCAGCGACGACAGGACGGATTTCGGCGGTACTCATGGCGCAAAGCCTCCTTGTGGCAGGCGGTTCAAAGTTGGTCTTCGATGGTTTCTACGATGTGCCGAAGCACTTGAAGCCGAGCGTACCGCTTGTCGTTGGCCGACACCAGATGCCAAGGGGCGTGCGCAACGTCGGTACGGGTCATCATTTCATTGGCGGCGGCGGCGTAGTCTTTCCATTTTTCGCGGTTGCGCCAATCATCCGGCGTGATTTTGAAGTTCTTGAACGGTGACTTCTCGCGCTCTTTAAAGCGCTCCAGCTGTACGTCCTCGGTTACGGCCAGCCAGAACTTCAACACTATCGCGCCGCTTGCCGTCAGTTGCTGCTCGAAGTCGTTGATCTCGCCATACGCGCGGCGCCAATTGGCGGGCGCTGTCAGCTTCTCTACCCGCTCGACCAGCACGCGGCCGTACCATGAGCGGTCGAAGATGGCGACGCGGCCATGGCGCGGCACGTGGCGCCAGAAACGCCACAAATAGGGGCGGGACAGTTCATAACTGTTGGGCGCGGCAACTGGGGTGATGTCGAATTGCCGGGCGTCCAGCGCGTGCGTTACGCGCCGAATGGCGCCACCCTTGCCGGCGGCATCCTGCCCTTCAAATACCAGCACCAGCGAGCGTTCCTGGAATTTCTTGGAACGCGCTGCGCGCGCCAGCCTGCCTTGCAGCAGGCCCAGCTCTGATTCGTAGTCGTCCTTGTCGATCTTGGCGTCGTAATCCAGTTGTCCCAGCCGGTCCACGATGCGGGCGGGGCTGGCGTGGGCGAGGAACGATTGCGGGATGCGCGGCGCGCCACGCTGGCGCATGGCGGCAAGCACGGCTTCGGCGGTGCGCGCTGCGCGCATGTTCTCGTCGGCGCTGGGAATGACGACCCAGGGGGCATGACCGCTGTCGGTGTGGTTCAGCACGATCTGTCCGCCAGCGCGGATACGGTCGAATTTTTTGTTGACCTTCAGATCTACCGGGCTGACTTGCCAGGACGTTTCGGGGCTTGCCAGCAGCCGCTGGGCACGATCCTTTTGGGCCTTGGCCGACAAGTGGAACCACAGCTTGATGATTTGCACGCCTTCCGCGGCCAGCATCGCTTCAAAGCGGCGGATGGCGGCGGCCTGCGCTTCGATCGCCTCTTGGTTGGGCTTTTTTCGTATGGTCTCAAGAATCAGCGGCGTGTACCACGAGCCGAACACAATGCCCATGCTGCCTTTGGGCGGCAGGTCGTTCCAGTAGCGCCAAAACGGGGGGCGTTCCAGTTCCTCGCTCTCGGGTGGACCATAGGCCAAGGTTCTGATGTGGCGCGGGTCCATCCATTCGTTCAGCAGGTTGACCGTGGCGCCTTTGCCCGCGCCGTCCACACCTGCCACCACGACCAGCAGCGACTTTTCCGCTTTGTTCAGGCGCTCGTATTGCGCGTTGAGCAGGGCGACGCGCAGCCGCGCCTCAAGGGGTTTGAATTCATCTTTGGACAGGCTGGGGTCGGCTTCGGCTTCGGCGAACATAGGGTTCCGTCTGATCGTAAAACTTTTGATCGGACGATCTTGCGGGATAAGCCCTCGCTGCGCAAGTGCGCAGCGTTGTCCGGGCGCTTAGAGCGCGTCGATGGGAATCTTCAAGTACCGCGTGCCATTGGCTTCGGGCGGGGGCAGATGGCCGGCGCGGATATTGACCTGGATAGCGGGCAGGATCAGCGTCGGCATTGATAGCGTTGCATCGCGTTTGGTGCGCATGGCGACGAAGTCGTCTTCGCTGACGCCTGCACGCACATGGATGTTGGCGCGCCGCTGCTCCGCTACCGTCGTCTGCCAACAGGCGTCGCGGCCTGCGGGCGGGTAGTCGTGGCACATGAAAAGCCGCGTGTCTTCGGGCAGGCCCAGCAGCCGATGGATGGACCGGTACAGTTGGTGCGCGTCGCCGCCTGGGAAGTCGCAGCGCGCGGTGCCCACGTCCGGCATGAACATGGTGTCGCCGACAAATGCGGCGTCGCCGATCAGGTAGGCCATGTCGGCCGGCGTGTGGCCAGGCACGTGAATGGCGGTGGCCGTCAGCGCGCCGATGCGGAAGGTTTCGCCGTCATTGAACAGATGGCCGAACTGGGAGCCGTCCAGCTGGAACTCCGGCTCCAGATTGAAAATATTCTTGAACACGCCTTGTACGGCGCGGATGCTCTGCCCGATGGCGATGACGCCGCCCAATTGCCGTTGCAGATAGGGCGCGGCAGACAGGTGGTCTGCATGGGCATGGGTTTCCAGCAGCCATTCGGTCTTCAGGCCCTGTTCACGCACGTACTGAGCCACGCGGTCGGCGCTGGCGGTGCTGCTGCGGCCTGATTTGGGGTCGTAGTCCAGCACTGAGTCGATGATGGCGCAAGCGCCGCCGGCTACGGATTCGTGGACTACGTACGTGACGGTGGCCGTCACGGGATCGAAAAAAGCCTGGATCTGAAAATTCATGGGCGCTCGCCTGACGGGTGTCGTCGTCTTATCAATATATATTTATAAATAATATTGTTAGATAGTTTATGCGTCAATATAATGATCAGCGTTCCCTCAGTTGATTGATGCCCACTTGATGAATGCTCCTCTTACCGAGTGCGAAGCCGCCGTCCTGCGTGAGTCTGCGGCGCAGGCCTGCGCGTTGCTCAAGGCGCTGGCCAACGAAGACCGCCTGCTGCTGCTGTGCCAACTGGTCCAAAAGGAATGCAACGTCAGTGAGCTGGAATCCCTGACCGGTATCCGCCAGCCGACCTTGTCTCAGCAACTGGGCGTGTTGCGCGACGAAGGGGTGGTCAGCACCCGGCGCGCCGGCAAGTACGTCTACTACCAGATGGCAAGCTTTGAGGTCAGCCAAGTCATGAAAACGCTATCCAGTTTGTACTGCGGCCGCGCGTTGGAGTCACTCAAGTGACTGTGGACTGGTCCGCCTTCACTCCGGCAAATGGCGCTGCGGGCGGATTACTGATTGGCGCTGCTGCCGTTTTGCTGATGCTCGGTGCAGGACGCATCGCTGGCATCAGCGGCATTCTGGGAGGCCTGCTGCCGCCTGAGCGCGGCAGCAGATGGCGGCTCGCCTTTCTGCTTGGGCTGTGCGTGTCACCGTGGTTGTACACGCTGGGGGCGGCGCTACCCGCCATGGTCGTAGAAGCCGGTACTGGGCGACTGATTTTGGCCGGTCTGCTGGTGGGGGCCGGCACGCGTTTTGCCTCGGGCTGCACCAGCGGTCATGGCGTGTGCGGCCTGTCGCGCGGATCACGCCGGTCCTTTGTTGCCACCGCAATCTTCATGGCAGCGGGCTTTGCCATGGTTTATGTCTTGCGGCATCTGGTGGGGGGCTGACATGGCTGCCTTGATCGCCTTGGTTTCCGGCGTGGTTTTCGGGCTGGGCCTGATCGTGTCGGGCATGGCCAACCCTGCCAAGGTTTTGGGTTTTCTGGATATTGCGGGCGCCTGGGACCCGTCGCTGATCTTTGTGATGGGGGGAGCGGTGCTGGTCACGGCGGCGGGTTTTGCCGTCTTGCGCCGCCGCCACGCCAGCTTGTCTGGCGAACCAATGCGCTGGCCTGTCGCCAGCCGCATCGATGCGCGCCTGGCGACAGGCAGCCTGGCTTTTGGCGCGGGCTGGGGGCTGGCGGGTTTTTGCCCGGGGCCAGCGCTGGTGGCCGCCGCCGCCGGCGTGCCCCAAGCGTTGATATTTGTGGCCGCCATGATTGCCGGCATGGCGCTGTTTTCCGCGTTCGAATATCTCAAACGCGGCTAGCGGGGCGCAGAGAACCCGGCGGCCAGTGAGCGGGCCGCAGCGTTACTCGTAAGTGCGCACGTCGTCGATCACCTTGCCATCGTTAGGCAGGCCATCGGCATCGATCCATTCCACGTCGCTGCGCAACTTGGTCACGTCGCGTACGGATTCGGCGATGCGGTTGCCGAGCTCTTCGCTGCGCACCCGCGCCTCTACCTTCAGCACCATGCGGTCGGACCCGGTGCTGCCACTGATGACCAGGCGCGCACGCAGGATTTCTGGATGGCGCCGCACCACATCCGCTACCTGTGACGGATGGACGAACATGCCGCGTACCTTGGTGGTCTGATCCGCCCGGCCCATCCAGCCTTTGATGCGCGTGTTGGTGCGTCCGCAAGGCGAGATGCCTGGCATGACGGCCGACAGGTCGCCGGTGCCAAAGCGCACCAGCGGGTAATCCGGATTCAGCGTGGTTACGACGACTTCGCCAACCACGCCGTCGGGCACGGGTTCTCCCGTGCCGGGCCGCACGATTTCAACGATGATGTCTTCACCCAGAACCAATCCTTGCCGCGCTGGCGTTTCGAACGCGATCATGCCCAGGTCGGCGCTGCCGTAAGCCTGATAGCCTTCAATGCCGCGCGCTGCCAGCCAGTCGCGCAGCGACGGCGGAAAGGCTTCGCCGGATACGAGTGCGCGCTGGAGCGACCCCAGCTTGACGCCCAATTCATCCGACTTTTCCAGAATGATCTTCAGAAAACTCGGGGTGCCTGTGTAGCCGCTGGGAGCCAGGTCGGCAATGGCGCGCACTTGCTGTTCGGTCTGCCCCGTGCCGCCGGGAAACACGGTGCAGCCGACGGCGTGGGCCGCCGTTTCCATCATGGAACCTGCGGGCGTGAAGTGATAGGAAAAGCAGTTGTACGCCAACTCGCCCGCGCGAAAACCTGCGGCATAAAGCGCGCGTGCAAAGCGCCAGTAATCCGAGCGGGCGCTTTCCGGTTCGTAGATGGGGCCGGGCGAGGCGAAGACGCGCATCGCTTCGCCCCAACCAATGGCGGAGAAGCCGCCAAAGGCTTTTTCCGGGCCTGCGGGCGCAGCGCTGTCGTCGCGGCTGTGTTGCTGGCGTTCCAGCAGTTCATGCTTACGCAGCACCGGCAGGCGGGCCAGAGCCTCCCGCGTAGTGATGGTGGCGGGGTCGATGCCGCGCA of Achromobacter seleniivolatilans contains these proteins:
- a CDS encoding glycosyltransferase, translated to MLNPVEQKVGNPGRPLRILHTEAATSFGGQEFCIYKEMIAMRDRGHHLELVCQPGAELGDRLSQDGFTVHRIVMDGPGNFLRGVAFVRSLLRRERFDVVNTHSRRDTVLAAIAARLARTPLIVRTRHLAKPINSLYAYTWLAHRVIAVSRYVRKQLLEGGARPESVATIHSPVVLPQVNVDACVRREFGLPEDALVVGCVAVMRAEKGHADLIDAFHLVSTRFPQAHLLLVGDGMPLFQRLQEQVAALNLGTRVHFAGRRNDIGNVLTACDIFALATHREALGTVFIEAAGMGLPVIGTDVGGVPETMQAGVTGLLVPPRDPAALAAALETLLADPALRRQMGNAGRDLIRGNGLFSAERAADQVEQVYAHWLSELGRLPRAARAAI
- a CDS encoding HIT family protein, producing MSARDPNCPLCLEDGGTLLWRGPHLRVIEVNDADYPGFTRVIWNAHLAEMTSLSTHGRDLLMRAVYVVEEAQQSILSPDKINLASLGNMVPHLHWHVIPRWRGDRHFPDPIWAPPRVAAGAEPAEWAERQAQVQALLPRYRNRVVEAMNALLMH
- a CDS encoding GNAT family N-acetyltransferase, encoding MSTAEIRPVVAADFDVWLPLWKGYQDFYRVTIDDAVTRNTWERFLNPAEPMHAALAYDNGRAIGMVHWIFHRSTWTAGDYCYLQDLYVDPDVRGTGAGRKLIEHVYAEAATANCSRVYWLTHETNASAMQLYDRIADRSGFIQYRKVLG
- the pap gene encoding polyphosphate:AMP phosphotransferase, with protein sequence MFAEAEADPSLSKDEFKPLEARLRVALLNAQYERLNKAEKSLLVVVAGVDGAGKGATVNLLNEWMDPRHIRTLAYGPPESEELERPPFWRYWNDLPPKGSMGIVFGSWYTPLILETIRKKPNQEAIEAQAAAIRRFEAMLAAEGVQIIKLWFHLSAKAQKDRAQRLLASPETSWQVSPVDLKVNKKFDRIRAGGQIVLNHTDSGHAPWVVIPSADENMRAARTAEAVLAAMRQRGAPRIPQSFLAHASPARIVDRLGQLDYDAKIDKDDYESELGLLQGRLARAARSKKFQERSLVLVFEGQDAAGKGGAIRRVTHALDARQFDITPVAAPNSYELSRPYLWRFWRHVPRHGRVAIFDRSWYGRVLVERVEKLTAPANWRRAYGEINDFEQQLTASGAIVLKFWLAVTEDVQLERFKEREKSPFKNFKITPDDWRNREKWKDYAAAANEMMTRTDVAHAPWHLVSANDKRYARLQVLRHIVETIEDQL
- a CDS encoding MBL fold metallo-hydrolase, which codes for MNFQIQAFFDPVTATVTYVVHESVAGGACAIIDSVLDYDPKSGRSSTASADRVAQYVREQGLKTEWLLETHAHADHLSAAPYLQRQLGGVIAIGQSIRAVQGVFKNIFNLEPEFQLDGSQFGHLFNDGETFRIGALTATAIHVPGHTPADMAYLIGDAAFVGDTMFMPDVGTARCDFPGGDAHQLYRSIHRLLGLPEDTRLFMCHDYPPAGRDACWQTTVAEQRRANIHVRAGVSEDDFVAMRTKRDATLSMPTLILPAIQVNIRAGHLPPPEANGTRYLKIPIDAL
- a CDS encoding ArsR/SmtB family transcription factor gives rise to the protein MNAPLTECEAAVLRESAAQACALLKALANEDRLLLLCQLVQKECNVSELESLTGIRQPTLSQQLGVLRDEGVVSTRRAGKYVYYQMASFEVSQVMKTLSSLYCGRALESLK
- a CDS encoding YeeE/YedE family protein → MTVDWSAFTPANGAAGGLLIGAAAVLLMLGAGRIAGISGILGGLLPPERGSRWRLAFLLGLCVSPWLYTLGAALPAMVVEAGTGRLILAGLLVGAGTRFASGCTSGHGVCGLSRGSRRSFVATAIFMAAGFAMVYVLRHLVGG
- a CDS encoding YeeE/YedE family protein, which produces MAALIALVSGVVFGLGLIVSGMANPAKVLGFLDIAGAWDPSLIFVMGGAVLVTAAGFAVLRRRHASLSGEPMRWPVASRIDARLATGSLAFGAGWGLAGFCPGPALVAAAAGVPQALIFVAAMIAGMALFSAFEYLKRG
- a CDS encoding phenylacetate--CoA ligase family protein — translated: MSEFFDVLETRAPEQRERELMAALPGAITRAIARAPAIAEQLRGIDPATITTREALARLPVLRKHELLERQQHSRDDSAAPAGPEKAFGGFSAIGWGEAMRVFASPGPIYEPESARSDYWRFARALYAAGFRAGELAYNCFSYHFTPAGSMMETAAHAVGCTVFPGGTGQTEQQVRAIADLAPSGYTGTPSFLKIILEKSDELGVKLGSLQRALVSGEAFPPSLRDWLAARGIEGYQAYGSADLGMIAFETPARQGLVLGEDIIVEIVRPGTGEPVPDGVVGEVVVTTLNPDYPLVRFGTGDLSAVMPGISPCGRTNTRIKGWMGRADQTTKVRGMFVHPSQVADVVRRHPEILRARLVISGSTGSDRMVLKVEARVRSEELGNRIAESVRDVTKLRSDVEWIDADGLPNDGKVIDDVRTYE